TTTCGTTCCACAGCGTGCCCTCGCGCTGGTGTTCGATCTTGGCGCTCGATGCGGTTTCCAGAAAGCTCACCAGCGCCACCATCATCACGGGCATGAGCAGCGCGCCGAATTCATCCCAGCTCAGCCAGTCCGGCAGATAGAGGCTCGGAAAGCCCGAGGGCAGGTGGCCGATCACGTCGCCGCCCCGGTCGGCAAAGCCGATCAACCAACTGATGACGCCTGCGCCGACGATCACCAGAATCGCTCCCGGAAAGGTCGGGCGCAGCTTTTTGGTGAGTGTGAGCGCGACCACGCTGCCGACGCCGAACGCCAGCGCGGTGAAGTCGAAATGGTGAATCGACGGATTGCTGAAAAACGCGTGCCAGCCGGTTCGCATGCCCAGCAAGGCGGGCAATTGCGACAGCAGAATCAGCAGCGCTGCCGCCTGCGTGAAGCCGGTGAGCACGGGCGAGGTGATGAGGCTCACCAGCCAACCAAAGCGCACCAGACCGACCACGGCTTGCAGCAGACCCGACAGAATCGCCAGCCACACCGCCAGCGACACCCAGTGCGCGCTGCCGGGCTCGGCCATGCCGGTGAGCGATGCGCCGATCAGCAGGCTGGTGAGCGCCGTCGGCCCCACGCCCAAGCGCGTGGACGAACTGAACATGACGGCGACGATGGCCGGGATCAGCGACGCGTAGATGCCTGTGACCAGTGGCATGCCCGCCAGCGCCGCGTAGGCCACGCCTTGGGGCACGAGCATCAGGCCCACGGTCAGGCCCGCAATGAGTTCGCCTTTGAGCAGTGTCTTGTCGGGGCGCGGCCAATTCAGAAAGGGCAGCCATTGGCGCAGGGTTTGCAAATTCATTGCGGGTGATTGTCTCTGTAGGTCTCGTGATGTGGCGACGAGCGAGCGCCGCTTGCGGCCATCATAAGCAAGCGCCAACACCCGTGCATCTTTGTAAGGAAGTGAGGATTGTCCTACGCGGATCGCTGTAACCGACGAACCCATGAGCGGCCGCGTCGTGGATAGAGTGAAGTCTCCTGCAACAGCAATGAGGACAGACTCCATGAACAACGCAAATACTCCCACCTCCGCTGGCGATCCACGTGCCGTGTGGCGTCGCGGAGCCGCAGTGGCGCTGGCAGTGGTGCTGGCCGCCGGATTGGCCGCGTGCGACAAGAAGCCGGGCGAGCCCACAGCGGGTCAGAAGCTGGACACAGCGGTGGAAAAAACCGAAGCCGCCGCCAACGAAGCCAAGCAGAAGATGGAATCGGCGGCTCAGGACGCCAGCCAGGCTGCGCAGAACGCCGCCAGCAACGCAGCGGCAGTGCTGGACGACACGGCTGTCACCACCAAGGTCAAGGCCGCATTCACCGCCGATCCGAACCTGAGCGCGGTGCTCATCAATGTGGATACCAAGGACGGCGTGGTGAGCCTGTCTGGCCCCGTCAAGACCCCCGCCGATGCAGAGCATGCGGCCAAGCTCGCGCAGGCGGTCGAGGGTGTGAAGAGCGTCGTCAACGACCTGAAGCCCAGCGCTGGTTGAGTATTTGGCCCACGAGGCAGCGCCCGGCGGGTCGGGGCGCTACCATCGGGGGATGACTCAAGTGCCATCCTCCAAAGACATCGTCACCGACCTGATCCACCACGGCTACGAAGCGCCCGGTGGATTCGCGGCTCCCCAGCCTCCGGTCTGCAAGGCATCGACCGTGTTCTTCCCGAACGTCGCCGCGATGCGCGACTTCGACTGGAAGGACAAGTCGGCCTACACCTATGGCCTGCACGGCACGCCGACCAGCTATGTGCTGGAAGAGCGCATCGCGTCGCTCGAAGGTGGATTGCAATGCCTGCTGGTGCCTAGCGGTCTGGCGGCCATCGCCACGGTGTCGCTGTCGTTGCTGAAAACCGGCGACGAGGTGCTGATTCCCGACAACGCCTACGGCCCCAACAAGGCGCTGGCCGAGGTCGAACTCAAGCACTACGGCATCACGCACCAGTATTTCGATCCGCTCGATCCTGCTGATCTGGCGGCCAAAATCACACCTGCAACCAAGCTCGTGTGGCTGGAAGCGCCGGGCTCCGTCACGCTGGAATTTCCCGACCTGATTCAGCAGGTCCGCATCTGCCGCGAGCGCAAGGTTCTTTGCGTGCTCGACAACACCTGGGGCGCGGGTCTGGCGTTCCAGCCGTTCGATCTGCTGCGCGACGGCGGCAGCCTCGGTGTGGATGTGTCGGTGCATGCGCTCACCAAGTACCCCAGCGGCGGCGGCGATGTGCTCATGGGCAGCATCACCACGCGTGAGCTGTCGGTGCACATGAAGCTCAAGCTCACGCACATGCGCATTGGTTTTGGCGTCGGCATGAACGACGTCGAAGCCGTGCTGCGCTCGCTGCCCAGCATGGCGCTGCGTTATCACGCGCACGACAAGGTGGCGCGCGAACTGGCCGAATGGGCTGCTTCGCAATCCGCCGTGGTGCAGGTGCTGCATCCCGCACTGGCGGGCTCGCCCGGACATGCGCAATGGAAGGCGCTGTGCTGCACGCCAGACAATCCGAACGGCGCGGCGGCTGGTCTGTTCAGCGTGGTGATCGATCCGAAGTTCTCACAGGATCAGATCGACCAGTTCTGCGACAACCTCAAGCTGTTCAAGATCGGCTACAGCTGGGGCGGCCCGATC
This genomic stretch from Diaphorobacter sp. HDW4B harbors:
- a CDS encoding SulP family inorganic anion transporter; its protein translation is MNLQTLRQWLPFLNWPRPDKTLLKGELIAGLTVGLMLVPQGVAYAALAGMPLVTGIYASLIPAIVAVMFSSSTRLGVGPTALTSLLIGASLTGMAEPGSAHWVSLAVWLAILSGLLQAVVGLVRFGWLVSLITSPVLTGFTQAAALLILLSQLPALLGMRTGWHAFFSNPSIHHFDFTALAFGVGSVVALTLTKKLRPTFPGAILVIVGAGVISWLIGFADRGGDVIGHLPSGFPSLYLPDWLSWDEFGALLMPVMMVALVSFLETASSAKIEHQREGTLWNENQDLIAQGLAKISSGFSGGFATSASFSRSALNLYAGAQTGWSNLFATGLVLVALLWLLPELYHVPDAVLAAIVVTAVTGLFKPRELLRLWKISRIEASIGIATFALTIATAPRIYWGVLAGVVANLCFYIYQHMHPRIIEVGEHPDGSLRDRKLWQLAPLAPHLLALRMDAELDFASAASLERRITRELQSRPDIRDVCLFASPINRIDITGVEAFQRLRWQMSKHGGTLILSGLKLPVEQRLERAGALTAAENLKLYRTDSETLAALRKHSAG
- a CDS encoding PLP-dependent transferase — translated: MTQVPSSKDIVTDLIHHGYEAPGGFAAPQPPVCKASTVFFPNVAAMRDFDWKDKSAYTYGLHGTPTSYVLEERIASLEGGLQCLLVPSGLAAIATVSLSLLKTGDEVLIPDNAYGPNKALAEVELKHYGITHQYFDPLDPADLAAKITPATKLVWLEAPGSVTLEFPDLIQQVRICRERKVLCVLDNTWGAGLAFQPFDLLRDGGSLGVDVSVHALTKYPSGGGDVLMGSITTRELSVHMKLKLTHMRIGFGVGMNDVEAVLRSLPSMALRYHAHDKVARELAEWAASQSAVVQVLHPALAGSPGHAQWKALCCTPDNPNGAAAGLFSVVIDPKFSQDQIDQFCDNLKLFKIGYSWGGPISLVVPYELPSMRSLPSSGLKQGTIVRFSIGLEAARDLQADLAQAFKLALGA
- a CDS encoding BON domain-containing protein; the protein is MNNANTPTSAGDPRAVWRRGAAVALAVVLAAGLAACDKKPGEPTAGQKLDTAVEKTEAAANEAKQKMESAAQDASQAAQNAASNAAAVLDDTAVTTKVKAAFTADPNLSAVLINVDTKDGVVSLSGPVKTPADAEHAAKLAQAVEGVKSVVNDLKPSAG